One Methylothermaceae bacteria B42 DNA segment encodes these proteins:
- a CDS encoding septum site-determining protein MinD (ATPase; with MinC inhibits cell division by blocking formation of the polar Z ring septums) gives MARIIVVTSGKGGVGKTTTSAALAMGLALRGHRTAVVDFDVGLRNLDLIMGCERRVVYDFINVINEEASLRQALIKDKRCEDLYILPASQTRDKDALSKEGVGKVLEELSQDFDYVICDSPAGIEKGAFLAMYYADDAIVCTNPEVSSVRDADRMIGILASKSRRAELGEVPVTEHLLLTRYSPERVKKGEMLSVDDVLEILALPLLGVIPESQAVLSASNEGIPVILDEKSDAGQAYQDAVSRYLGEELPHRFITEKKGLFGRLFGG, from the coding sequence GTGGCGAGAATTATTGTAGTCACCTCGGGTAAGGGTGGCGTCGGCAAGACAACCACCAGCGCGGCTCTGGCGATGGGGTTGGCTTTGCGGGGGCACCGAACGGCGGTGGTCGATTTTGACGTTGGTCTGCGTAACCTTGATTTAATCATGGGATGCGAAAGGCGGGTCGTTTATGACTTTATCAACGTGATTAATGAGGAAGCTTCGCTTCGCCAGGCTTTGATCAAGGACAAACGCTGCGAGGATCTATATATTTTGCCGGCCTCCCAAACCCGCGATAAAGATGCTTTGAGTAAAGAAGGGGTTGGAAAGGTATTGGAGGAATTGTCACAAGATTTTGATTATGTCATTTGTGACTCGCCCGCTGGCATAGAAAAGGGTGCTTTTCTGGCCATGTATTATGCCGATGACGCCATTGTCTGCACAAATCCTGAAGTATCTTCCGTGCGGGATGCGGACAGGATGATTGGCATTCTTGCCAGTAAATCCCGCCGCGCTGAGTTAGGCGAAGTGCCGGTGACGGAACATTTACTCCTGACTCGCTATTCTCCAGAACGGGTGAAAAAGGGCGAAATGCTATCGGTGGATGATGTGCTGGAAATTTTGGCTCTGCCTTTATTGGGCGTGATTCCAGAATCTCAAGCGGTTCTGAGTGCATCCAACGAGGGGATCCCCGTTATCTTGGATGAAAAAAGCGATGCTGGGCAGGCCTACCAGGACGCGGTTTCCCGCTATCTGGGAGAGGAGTTACCGCACCGCTTTATCACTGAGAAAAAAGGTCTGTTTGGCCGATTGTTTGGAGGGTGA
- a CDS encoding cell division topological specificity factor — protein MGLLDYFRATRPKSAQTAKERLQILVAHERSMQGAPSFLPKMQQEILAVIRKYVQVDQDAVTVNMEQDEDREILEVNIVLSEDSLEASGETV, from the coding sequence ATGGGGCTATTAGATTATTTCCGCGCTACGCGTCCCAAGAGCGCGCAAACTGCCAAAGAACGTTTGCAAATTCTGGTGGCTCATGAAAGGAGCATGCAGGGGGCGCCCAGTTTTTTGCCTAAAATGCAGCAGGAAATCCTGGCGGTCATTCGCAAATATGTGCAAGTAGACCAGGATGCGGTCACGGTGAATATGGAACAAGATGAAGATCGTGAAATTCTCGAGGTCAATATCGTTTTATCCGAGGATAGTTTGGAAGCATCCGGAGAAACGGTATAA
- a CDS encoding transcriptional regulator has translation MRFKLIVVFVEDDKTDLVLKTARDYGATGATVITNARGEGMHRPKTFLGLTLETQRDVVLMLVEEHLSRSILEAIAKVAEFDVSPGTGIAFQIDVEDAVGVRHQVEKLTPLIEEEI, from the coding sequence ATGCGTTTTAAACTGATCGTGGTTTTTGTGGAAGACGATAAAACCGATTTGGTGTTAAAAACCGCCCGGGATTACGGCGCCACGGGCGCGACTGTGATTACCAATGCCCGGGGGGAAGGTATGCACCGGCCGAAAACCTTTTTGGGACTGACTTTGGAAACCCAAAGGGATGTGGTGTTGATGCTGGTGGAAGAACATCTGAGCCGGTCAATTTTAGAGGCGATCGCCAAGGTGGCTGAATTCGATGTCTCCCCGGGTACCGGGATTGCCTTCCAAATCGATGTGGAAGATGCTGTAGGAGTGCGCCATCAAGTGGAAAAGCTGACGCCTTTGATTGAGGAGGAGATTTGA
- a CDS encoding histidine kinase, producing MRDRKRPLIRVRDIMRTDFGTIEGIATIDEALRKMKSLKTSVLVVEKRHADDEYGLITSGDIARHVLAKDRSPDRVNVYEIMLKPVISVHPNMDIRYCSRLFAHYDLVRAPVIEECKVIGMVSPNALVLDGLYQLL from the coding sequence ATGCGGGACAGAAAAAGACCATTAATCCGGGTTCGGGACATCATGCGGACCGATTTTGGCACCATTGAAGGGATTGCCACGATTGACGAGGCGCTGCGAAAAATGAAATCGCTGAAAACTTCGGTGCTGGTGGTAGAAAAACGCCACGCCGATGACGAGTATGGGCTTATTACTTCTGGCGATATCGCCCGTCATGTTTTGGCCAAAGACCGCTCTCCCGACCGGGTCAACGTTTATGAAATCATGTTGAAACCGGTCATCTCCGTCCATCCCAACATGGACATCCGCTACTGTTCCCGGCTGTTCGCCCATTATGATTTAGTACGGGCGCCAGTGATCGAAGAATGCAAGGTCATCGGCATGGTCAGCCCCAACGCTTTGGTATTGGACGGCTTGTATCAGCTTCTATGA
- a CDS encoding universal stress protein A, giving the protein MEPYKHILLAADFSEHGELVAQRAKDLADRYQAQLSVLHSVDNLPVTDSIYGPIIPFDVNITEQLIAAAKEKLDQIGEKLGIPENRRWVEVGSPKFEIVRVAEEENVDLIVLGSHSRRGLGVLLGSTASSVILHAKCDVLAVRLKEG; this is encoded by the coding sequence ATGGAACCTTATAAACACATCCTGTTAGCCGCCGACTTTTCAGAACACGGTGAACTGGTAGCGCAGCGGGCAAAGGATTTGGCAGACCGCTACCAGGCCCAATTGAGCGTGTTGCACTCAGTGGATAATCTGCCGGTCACCGATTCCATCTACGGCCCCATCATCCCTTTTGATGTCAATATCACGGAACAATTGATTGCCGCGGCCAAGGAAAAGCTGGATCAGATCGGGGAAAAACTGGGCATCCCGGAAAACCGGCGCTGGGTGGAAGTAGGCAGCCCTAAGTTCGAGATTGTCCGGGTAGCCGAAGAGGAAAACGTCGATTTAATCGTCTTGGGTTCCCACAGCCGCCGCGGGCTCGGCGTGCTGCTGGGATCAACCGCTTCCAGTGTCATCCTCCATGCAAAATGCGACGTCCTGGCGGTTCGCTTGAAGGAAGGTTAA
- a CDS encoding ABC transporter ATP-binding protein, whose translation MLSFHEVSLRRGGRLLFEHATFTVQRGDRTGLVGANGTGKSSLLGLILGELSPDSGHLQMPPDLTIASVTQEVSDLDRQALDYVLDGDKELRALQTQLRKAEQNGDGILQAELHARLEAIGGYQAKAKAARLLNGLGFANSDLEKKVEDFSGGWRMRLHLAKALMCRSDLLLLDEPTNHLDLDAVIWLQEWLKTYPGTLLLISHDRDFLDQICDHILHLEQGRIKHYTGNYSAFEKLRAQALAQQQAAYRKQQREKDHLLQFIHRFRAKATKAKQVQSRIKVLERLAEIAPAHVDSPFHFRLPRPEYLSFPLVRLENARLGYGETTILREVNLTLGPGDRLGLLGPNGAGKSTLIKTLAGEISPLVGSKETADQLKIGYFAQHQLEQLVPRQTALVHFQLLDRQAREEKLRSFLGGFGFSGERATTPVETFSGGEKARLVLALIVYQKPNLLLLDEPTNHLDIEMRHALTLALQDYPGALILVSHDRHLLRCVTDDYWLVANGHAVPYSGNLEDYRRWLLEQRNRGTSAQSETPALSRRDLRREEAKRRQQLRPLKQALAKAEEEVERLTAAKDKFEQQLADPSLYQPEAKQRLQALLLEKGEIDKQLQLAEERWMAAEEKLDAINGTL comes from the coding sequence ATGCTTAGTTTTCACGAGGTTTCTCTCCGCCGGGGCGGGCGGTTGCTGTTTGAACACGCCACTTTTACGGTGCAACGCGGTGACCGGACCGGACTGGTCGGCGCCAATGGCACCGGGAAATCCAGTCTGTTGGGACTGATTCTCGGGGAGCTTTCCCCTGACAGCGGTCACCTGCAGATGCCACCGGATTTGACCATCGCTTCCGTAACCCAGGAAGTCTCCGATCTGGATCGCCAAGCGCTGGATTACGTGCTCGATGGCGACAAAGAACTGCGGGCACTGCAAACCCAACTCCGAAAGGCCGAACAAAACGGCGACGGCATCCTTCAAGCCGAACTCCACGCCCGACTAGAAGCCATCGGCGGTTATCAGGCAAAAGCCAAAGCTGCCCGCCTCCTTAATGGCCTGGGATTTGCCAATTCTGATTTGGAAAAAAAAGTTGAGGATTTTTCCGGCGGTTGGCGCATGCGCCTGCATTTAGCCAAGGCCTTGATGTGCCGTTCTGATTTATTACTATTGGATGAACCTACCAATCACCTCGACCTGGACGCGGTGATATGGCTCCAGGAATGGCTGAAAACCTATCCCGGCACGTTACTGCTCATTTCCCACGACCGGGATTTTCTCGATCAGATTTGCGACCACATTTTGCACTTGGAACAAGGCCGCATCAAACACTATACCGGCAACTACTCCGCCTTTGAAAAACTCCGCGCCCAAGCCCTAGCCCAACAGCAAGCAGCCTACCGCAAACAGCAACGGGAAAAGGACCATTTGCTGCAATTCATCCACCGGTTCCGCGCCAAGGCCACGAAAGCCAAACAAGTACAAAGCCGCATTAAAGTCCTGGAGAGACTGGCGGAAATCGCTCCGGCCCATGTGGACTCTCCCTTCCATTTCCGCTTGCCCCGCCCGGAATATCTGTCTTTTCCCTTAGTGCGGCTGGAAAATGCCAGATTGGGTTATGGGGAAACCACTATTTTAAGGGAGGTCAATTTAACGCTGGGGCCGGGCGACAGGCTAGGATTATTGGGGCCTAACGGTGCCGGCAAATCCACTTTAATCAAAACCCTGGCGGGCGAGATTTCCCCGTTGGTTGGCAGCAAGGAAACCGCCGATCAACTCAAGATCGGCTACTTCGCCCAACATCAACTGGAACAATTAGTCCCCCGGCAAACCGCCCTTGTGCATTTCCAGCTACTCGACCGCCAGGCCAGAGAAGAAAAATTGCGTAGCTTTCTTGGGGGATTCGGCTTCAGCGGTGAGCGGGCCACCACACCGGTTGAGACTTTCTCCGGCGGGGAAAAAGCCCGACTGGTGCTGGCGCTAATCGTCTATCAAAAACCCAATTTACTGCTATTGGACGAACCTACCAACCACCTGGATATTGAAATGCGCCATGCTCTTACCCTGGCTTTGCAGGACTACCCAGGCGCCTTGATTCTGGTCTCCCACGACCGGCACTTGTTACGTTGCGTCACTGACGACTATTGGCTGGTAGCCAACGGCCACGCGGTACCTTATTCCGGTAATCTGGAAGATTACCGCCGCTGGCTATTGGAGCAACGCAACCGTGGCACTTCGGCTCAATCTGAAACCCCTGCGCTTTCCCGCCGGGATCTGCGCCGGGAAGAAGCCAAACGGCGGCAGCAACTGCGCCCCCTGAAACAAGCTCTGGCCAAGGCAGAAGAAGAAGTCGAGCGATTGACGGCTGCCAAAGATAAATTCGAGCAGCAATTGGCCGATCCTTCCCTTTACCAGCCCGAGGCAAAGCAACGTTTACAAGCATTGTTACTGGAAAAGGGCGAAATTGATAAACAACTACAGTTGGCGGAAGAACGCTGGATGGCGGCGGAAGAAAAGCTGGATGCCATCAACGGGACTTTATAG
- a CDS encoding gamma carbonic anhydrase family protein yields the protein MTPYSGGGVYIAESAVVIGDVHLEDEVSIWPQAVVRGDVNHIHIGAGTNVQDGSVLHVTHDGPHSPGGYPLTIGQKVTIGHRAVIHGCTIGDLCLIGIGAIVMDGAVLEDKIILAAGALVPPGKQLAAQSLYIGSPARRSRPLTDDELVFLEYSAQHYIQLKNRYLNA from the coding sequence ATGACCCCTTATTCAGGGGGCGGCGTTTATATCGCTGAAAGCGCTGTCGTCATCGGCGATGTGCACCTTGAAGATGAAGTTTCCATTTGGCCTCAAGCGGTCGTCCGTGGTGATGTGAATCACATTCATATCGGTGCTGGCACCAATGTACAGGACGGCAGCGTCTTGCACGTCACCCACGATGGCCCCCACTCGCCGGGAGGCTATCCATTAACGATTGGTCAAAAGGTTACCATCGGCCATCGGGCGGTTATCCACGGTTGCACCATCGGTGATCTTTGCTTGATCGGAATTGGCGCCATTGTGATGGATGGCGCGGTACTGGAAGACAAGATTATTCTGGCCGCAGGCGCGCTGGTACCACCGGGGAAACAACTGGCAGCCCAATCACTCTATATCGGAAGCCCCGCCCGGCGCTCACGTCCGCTAACTGATGACGAATTGGTATTCCTTGAATACTCCGCCCAGCATTACATTCAACTAAAAAACCGTTATCTAAATGCTTAG
- a CDS encoding LemA family protein, whose product MLVFLVVLLALIIILLVYGIVIYNRLVALKHGVSQAWSNIDVLLKQRHDELPKLVEVCKRYMKFEQETLEKVMRARASVFQAQHQGDVGALGKAEGQLRQGLMNLFAVAESYPELKADQSFRHLEIRITGLENAIADRREFYNEAVNNNNVRIEQFPDVLIARKLNFQPFKLLEFNEEEKSDVNLQTLFG is encoded by the coding sequence ATGCTGGTTTTCTTGGTTGTCCTCCTTGCTTTGATTATTATCCTGCTTGTCTACGGGATTGTCATATATAACCGGTTGGTGGCATTAAAACACGGGGTTTCCCAAGCCTGGTCCAATATCGATGTGCTTCTCAAACAGCGCCATGACGAACTGCCCAAATTGGTGGAAGTATGTAAGCGCTATATGAAATTTGAACAGGAAACACTGGAGAAGGTCATGCGGGCCAGGGCTAGTGTTTTTCAGGCCCAGCACCAAGGCGATGTGGGGGCGTTGGGTAAAGCTGAAGGGCAGCTCAGGCAGGGGTTGATGAATCTGTTCGCGGTGGCGGAAAGCTACCCGGAACTGAAGGCGGACCAGTCATTTCGCCATTTGGAGATCCGTATCACCGGACTGGAAAATGCCATTGCCGACCGGCGCGAATTCTATAATGAGGCGGTGAATAATAACAACGTCCGCATTGAGCAATTTCCAGATGTACTGATCGCCCGCAAATTGAATTTTCAGCCTTTCAAATTGCTGGAGTTTAACGAAGAAGAGAAAAGCGATGTCAATCTCCAAACCCTATTTGGTTGA
- a CDS encoding methyltransferase, whose translation MTEVFEGKLYIVATPIGNLADITLRSLEVLRQVDLIAAEDTRHCRRLLSHHGIDTPVTALHEHNEIEKLASLITRLQQGSSIALVSDAGTPLINDPGFPLVNAAYRSGITVSPIPGPCAITAALSAAGISANRFAFEGFPPRTSNARKRFFEALLTEPRTIIFYESSHRLEKCLEDIQKVFPSQRRLVIAKEITKIHERFIHTTAGSAPEIFHQNPAFKKGEFVLLLEGAPPSTSEGILAEHLRTLHLLLEECPLKTAVTLAEKITGARKKTLYQAALDWQKIHKKNS comes from the coding sequence GTGACTGAAGTCTTCGAGGGAAAGCTTTATATTGTCGCTACGCCCATCGGCAATTTAGCAGACATTACTTTACGTTCCCTAGAGGTATTACGACAGGTCGACCTGATTGCGGCAGAGGATACCCGTCATTGCCGTAGACTTCTTTCCCACCACGGCATTGACACCCCCGTCACCGCGCTTCACGAACATAATGAAATAGAGAAATTAGCTTCTCTAATCACCCGGCTTCAACAAGGTAGTAGCATTGCCCTGGTCTCCGATGCTGGCACTCCCCTCATCAACGACCCTGGCTTCCCTTTAGTCAACGCCGCCTACCGATCAGGCATCACAGTATCTCCCATACCTGGCCCCTGTGCTATTACTGCGGCGTTATCTGCTGCGGGCATATCTGCCAACCGCTTTGCCTTTGAAGGATTCCCCCCCAGGACGTCCAATGCCCGCAAACGCTTTTTTGAAGCATTACTCACCGAGCCCCGTACCATTATTTTTTACGAATCCAGTCACCGGCTTGAAAAATGCCTTGAAGACATTCAAAAGGTTTTTCCTTCACAGCGCCGCTTGGTCATTGCCAAGGAAATCACCAAAATTCACGAACGATTCATTCATACAACGGCGGGCTCGGCGCCTGAAATCTTCCATCAAAACCCCGCGTTCAAGAAAGGAGAGTTTGTACTATTGTTGGAGGGCGCCCCCCCATCGACATCCGAAGGTATTCTTGCAGAACACCTTCGCACATTGCATTTGCTCTTGGAAGAGTGCCCTTTAAAGACCGCTGTCACCCTGGCGGAAAAAATAACCGGAGCGCGAAAGAAAACCCTATATCAAGCAGCCCTGGACTGGCAAAAGATTCATAAGAAAAATAGCTAA
- the pgi gene encoding glucose-6-phosphate isomerase (functions in sugar metabolism in glycolysis and the Embden-Meyerhof pathways (EMP) and in gluconeogenesis; catalyzes reversible isomerization of glucose-6-phosphate to fructose-6-phosphate; member of PGI family), with the protein MSSPTSLPVWQALVRHHEEIASCHMRDWFNADPQRFTRFSQHFGDILFDYSKNRITDKTLGLLLQLAEQSGLATAIDAMFRGEKINLTEQRAVLHVALRNRSADPIYVDGQDVMPEVRRVLEKMRRFTDLVRNGKWLGFTGKAITDVVNIGIGGSDLGPRMVTTALTPYHKQGLRVHFVANVDESDLLETLKGLNQETTLFLVASKTFTTQETMTNAFSAREWLLTAAGGDRSAIARHFVAISTNRQAVESFGIDSENMFEFWDWVGGRFSLWSAIGLSIAIAIGMDYFEELLEGAFEVDQHFKTMPFSRNIPVIMALMGIWYSNFFGAESYAVLPYDQYMRFFSDHLQQLDMESNGKSVTLDGKPVDYQTGPIVWGQPGTNGQHAFYQLIHQGTRLVPCDFIAPVQGHHKLGDHHAILLANCLAQAEALMKGKTPDEVREELKSLDLSESQLELLVAAKTFPGNRPSNLFLLKKLTPKVLGSLIAFYEHKIFVQGVIWNINSFDQMGVELGKQLAKAILPELKGDEISQHDDSTTALIKTYRQWQSID; encoded by the coding sequence ATGTCATCACCAACTTCGTTACCTGTATGGCAAGCGCTAGTCCGGCACCATGAAGAAATAGCCTCCTGCCACATGCGCGACTGGTTTAACGCTGATCCACAGCGTTTCACCCGTTTTTCACAGCATTTTGGAGATATTCTCTTCGATTATTCCAAGAACAGAATCACTGACAAAACACTCGGATTATTGCTTCAACTGGCGGAGCAAAGCGGTCTTGCCACGGCAATCGATGCCATGTTCCGCGGTGAAAAGATTAACCTTACAGAACAACGCGCTGTATTGCATGTCGCGTTGCGAAATCGATCCGCTGATCCAATTTATGTGGATGGCCAAGATGTCATGCCCGAAGTCAGGCGGGTTCTAGAAAAAATGCGCCGCTTCACGGATTTGGTGCGTAACGGAAAATGGCTGGGATTTACCGGCAAGGCGATTACCGACGTGGTTAATATTGGCATTGGTGGTTCCGACCTGGGGCCGAGGATGGTGACAACCGCCTTGACGCCTTATCACAAACAAGGGCTGAGGGTACATTTCGTCGCCAATGTAGATGAATCTGATCTCCTAGAAACCCTAAAAGGATTGAATCAAGAGACCACGCTTTTTCTAGTCGCTTCTAAAACCTTTACCACCCAGGAAACCATGACCAATGCTTTTTCCGCGCGTGAATGGTTATTGACCGCGGCAGGCGGAGATCGCAGCGCCATTGCCCGTCATTTTGTTGCTATTTCCACCAATCGCCAGGCGGTAGAGTCCTTTGGAATCGACAGCGAGAATATGTTCGAATTTTGGGATTGGGTGGGAGGCAGGTTTTCTTTATGGTCCGCGATTGGCCTGTCTATTGCCATAGCTATTGGCATGGATTATTTCGAAGAATTACTCGAAGGCGCTTTTGAAGTCGATCAGCATTTCAAAACCATGCCATTTTCCAGGAATATTCCAGTGATTATGGCGCTAATGGGCATTTGGTATAGCAATTTTTTTGGCGCGGAATCCTATGCGGTGTTGCCTTATGATCAATACATGCGCTTTTTCTCTGATCACCTGCAACAACTGGATATGGAAAGTAATGGCAAAAGCGTGACTTTGGATGGCAAGCCGGTTGACTACCAAACCGGCCCGATTGTCTGGGGACAGCCGGGCACCAATGGACAGCATGCCTTCTATCAATTGATTCATCAAGGCACCCGCTTGGTACCTTGTGATTTCATTGCACCGGTGCAAGGTCACCACAAATTGGGGGACCATCATGCCATTTTGCTGGCAAATTGCCTTGCCCAGGCCGAGGCATTGATGAAAGGCAAAACTCCGGACGAGGTGAGGGAGGAATTGAAATCACTGGATTTATCAGAGTCGCAACTTGAGCTTTTGGTGGCGGCGAAAACTTTTCCCGGCAATCGGCCATCGAATCTTTTCCTGTTAAAAAAATTGACACCCAAAGTACTGGGCAGCTTGATTGCTTTTTATGAACACAAGATTTTTGTGCAAGGGGTCATTTGGAATATCAACTCCTTCGATCAGATGGGCGTGGAATTAGGAAAACAACTGGCCAAGGCCATTCTTCCCGAGCTTAAAGGCGATGAGATTAGCCAACACGATGATTCCACCACCGCTCTGATCAAAACCTACCGGCAATGGCAGTCAATAGATTGA
- a CDS encoding selenoprotein, with amino-acid sequence MPMKRPRVEIEYCTQCHWLLRAAWLAQELLSTFSEKIGEVALIPGQGGIFEIRVDQHILWSRREEGRFPEAKEIKQRLRDRIAPKKHLGHSDSPSSLESFE; translated from the coding sequence ATGCCCATGAAGCGTCCAAGAGTCGAGATTGAATATTGCACTCAATGCCATTGGCTGCTTAGAGCGGCTTGGCTAGCACAGGAGTTACTCTCAACTTTTTCGGAAAAAATTGGCGAAGTCGCTTTAATTCCAGGCCAAGGCGGCATCTTCGAGATCCGTGTAGACCAGCATATCCTTTGGAGCCGCAGGGAGGAGGGACGATTTCCCGAAGCCAAAGAAATCAAGCAAAGGCTTAGAGATCGGATTGCCCCGAAAAAACATTTGGGCCATAGCGATAGCCCATCCTCTTTAGAAAGCTTTGAATAA
- the prmA gene encoding ribosomal protein L11 methyltransferase (methylates ribosomal protein L11 at multiple amino acid positions; mutations of these genes in Escherichia coli or Thermus thermophilus has no apparent phenotype), which yields MPWLQLSCSLPNEVAEGVSELLESHGALAVTFSELGDQALLEPAPGETPLWQQTRLTALFEIDANLGEIQASLEKHFPDTVTDFRQERLEDQPWERAWLEHFKPLAFGRLWICPSGQTPPAPEGIRLVLDPGLAFGTGTHPTTALCLEWLAQQDLQQLTLVDYGCGSGILAVAALLLGARQAVAVDIDPQALIATKENADKNRVAKQLICCYPQSMPDLTVDVVVANILATPLIELAPKITKIIARGGKLALSGIMENQIAEVQRAYSGQIQFEAPIFREGWVLLTGNRFC from the coding sequence GTGCCCTGGCTACAGCTTTCCTGCTCCTTACCCAACGAAGTTGCCGAAGGGGTTAGCGAGCTTCTGGAGTCCCACGGCGCGCTGGCAGTCACTTTTTCAGAACTGGGTGACCAAGCTCTGCTGGAACCCGCACCGGGCGAAACGCCGCTATGGCAACAGACGCGCTTGACTGCCCTGTTCGAAATCGATGCCAATCTTGGAGAAATCCAAGCTTCTCTGGAAAAGCACTTCCCTGATACAGTAACGGATTTCCGTCAAGAGCGATTGGAAGACCAGCCTTGGGAACGGGCATGGCTAGAGCACTTCAAGCCGCTTGCTTTTGGCCGTTTATGGATTTGTCCCAGTGGCCAAACACCCCCTGCCCCGGAAGGCATTCGACTAGTGTTAGATCCGGGATTGGCTTTTGGCACCGGAACCCACCCCACCACGGCACTTTGCTTGGAATGGCTGGCACAGCAGGATCTCCAACAGCTAACCTTAGTGGATTATGGCTGCGGTTCGGGAATTTTGGCTGTTGCCGCATTGCTGCTTGGCGCGCGGCAAGCCGTCGCTGTCGATATTGACCCCCAAGCACTGATTGCCACTAAAGAAAATGCAGACAAAAACCGGGTAGCCAAGCAGCTGATCTGCTGTTATCCTCAAAGTATGCCTGACTTGACCGTTGATGTCGTTGTAGCCAACATTTTGGCCACACCTTTAATAGAATTAGCTCCGAAAATTACAAAAATAATAGCAAGGGGCGGGAAACTGGCGCTTTCTGGGATTATGGAAAACCAGATAGCGGAGGTCCAGCGTGCGTATAGTGGCCAGATTCAGTTCGAGGCTCCGATTTTCCGGGAAGGATGGGTTCTTTTAACAGGGAATAGATTTTGTTGA